In Juglans microcarpa x Juglans regia isolate MS1-56 chromosome 7D, Jm3101_v1.0, whole genome shotgun sequence, the following are encoded in one genomic region:
- the LOC121238212 gene encoding uncharacterized protein LOC121238212, with the protein NSTFLSFVGSLSPQIRISRQSNRVTAPIVFEILGLWAFVGCCKFRWKLCIRSFTISTPNSRDYFLQKKKWPELEKLGKDQEVKFVTYVNAAEELIQHLKNENDQLRAQVDDLRSEVASIRSTKDEQFSEYQKCLVEENQKNKVLSEEVEKLRKLQQEDIVCTPKDGRNDNGQLIVPRDAHVISEVSNSSSRKRSRMFGSENQEDDAMQRESEKNLSKETVSSSVFVNVQQPECCRRTIDTSGGGLNECGSAYCLFQAFVEYLVDMKLSVVNQTEGMSISALHQSSGYSFSLTWIDKPSGKGAELLYRVLSLGTFERIAPEWMREVIIFSTSMCPIFFERVSRVIKLHH; encoded by the exons aacTCCACTTTCCTGAGTTTTGTCGGCTCACTCTCCCCGCAGATACGGA TTTCTCGGCAGTCCAACAGGGTCACGGCTCCGATtgtatttgagattttgggtCTCTGGGCGTTTGTTGGTTGCTGCAAATTCAG ATGGAAGCTTTGTATTCGAAGCTTTACGATAAGTACACCAAACTCAAG AGATTATTTTTTGCAGAAGAAAAAATGGCCCGAGTTGGAGAAGCTTGGTAAAGATCAAGAAGTAAAGTTTGTGACTTATGTGAATG CTGCAGAGGAGCTGATCCAAcacttgaaaaatgaaaatgaccAATTGCGTGCTCAGGTTGATGACTTGAGAAGTGAAGTAGCCTCTATTAG GTCCACCAAAGATGAACAGTTTTCTGAGTACCAAAAATGTTTAGTGGAAGAGAACCAGAAGA ATAAAGTTCTTTCTGAAGAAGTAGAGAAGCTTCGGAAGCTACAACAGGAGGACATTGTTTGCACTCCGAAGGATGGCAGAAATGATAATGGACAACTAATCGTGCCTAGAGATGCACACGTTATATCGGAAGTGTCCAATAGCTCATCAAGAAAACGTAGCAGGATGTTTGGCTCTGAGAATCAGGAGGATGATGCCATGCAAAGAGAATCTGAGAAAAACTTATCCAAGGAAACTGTGTCCAGTAGTGTTTTTGTAAATGTTCAGCAG CCGGAATGCTGTAGAAGAACAATTGATACATCAG GTGGTGGTCTGAATGAATGTGGCTCTGCATACTGCTTGTTTCAAGCTTTTGTTGAGTATTTGGTGGACATGAAACTATCTGTTGTTAATCAAACTGAGGGAATGTCTATTTCTGCCCTACATCAATCAAGTG GGTACTCATTCAGTCTAACATGGATCGACAAACCATCTGGAAAGGGAGCAGAACTTCTGTACCGTGTCTTATCATTGGGAACATTTGAGAGAATAGCACCAGAATGGATGAGGGAGGTCATTATCTTCAGCACAAGCATGTGTCCAATCTTCTTTGAAAGAGTATCCCGTGTTATCAAGCTGCATCACTAA
- the LOC121239864 gene encoding ubiquitin-conjugating enzyme E2 20-like, whose amino-acid sequence MATINGFTESAQGYQDIGINTTVTAAAAPPKQPHPPAKSVDSQSVLKRLQSELMALMMSGESGISAFPEDDNIFCWKGTITGSKDTVFEGTEYKLSFLFPNDYPFKPPKVKFESGCFHPNVDVFGNICLDILQDKWSSAYDVRTILLSIQSLLGEPNISSPLNTQAAQLWSNQEEYRKMVEKLYKPPTA is encoded by the exons ATGGCGACAATTAATGGGTTCACTGAAAGTGCTCAAGGCTACCAAGACATTGGTATTAATACTACGGTGACCGCTGCAGCGGCGCCACCGAAACAGCCCCATCCTCCCGCAAAGAGTGTTGATTCCCAGTCTGTTCTCAAAAG GTTGCAATCTGAATTGATGGCCTTAATG ATGAGTGGTGAATCTGGGATTTCTGCCTTCCCTGAAGACGACAATATATTCTGCTGGAAAGGAACAATTACCGGAAGCAAAGATACAGTGTTTGAAGGAACAGAATACAAACTCTCCTTTTTGTTTCCTAATGACTACCCATTTAAGCCCCCAAAGGTCAAGTTCGAGAGCGGCTGCTTCCATCCCAACGTTGATGTATTTGGAAATATTTGCTTGGATATTCTTCAG GATAAATGGTCATCTGCTTATGATGTGAGAACCATCTTGTTATCTATCCAAAGTTTGCTTGGAg AACCAAACATTAGCTCACCTCTAAATACCCAAGCAGCACAGCTCTGGAGTAATCAAGAAG AATATAGGAAGATGGTGGAGAAGTTGTACAAGCCTCCAACTGCGTAG